A single region of the Eulemur rufifrons isolate Redbay chromosome 8, OSU_ERuf_1, whole genome shotgun sequence genome encodes:
- the TENT5C gene encoding terminal nucleotidyltransferase 5C, whose amino-acid sequence MAEESSSARDCVSFSVLNWDQVSRLHEVLTEVVPIHGRGNFPTLEITLKDIVQTVRSRLEEAGIKVQDVRLNGSAAGHVLVKDNGLGCKDLDLIFHVALPTEAEFQLVRDVVLCSLLNFLPDGVNKLKISPVTLKEAYVQKLVKVCTDTDRWSLISLSNKNGRNVELKFVDSIRRQFEFSVDSFQIILDSLLFFYDCSSNPISEHFHPTVIGESMYGDFEEAFDHLQNRLIATKNPEEIRGGGLLKYSNLLVRDFRPMDQEEIKTLERYMCSRFFIDFPDILEQQRKLETYLQNHFAEEERSKYDYLMILRRVVNESTVCLMGHERRQTLNLISLLALRVLAEQNIIPNATNVTCYYQPAPYVSDGNFNNYYVAHPPVTYSQPYPTWLPCN is encoded by the coding sequence ATGGCAGAGGAGAGCAGCAGTGCCAGGGACTGCGTTTCCTTCAGCGTGCTCAACTGGGATCAGGTTAGCCGGCTGCACGAGGTCCTGACCGAGGTCGTACCCATCCATGGACGAGGCAACTTTCCAACCTTGGAGATAACTCTGAAGGACATCGTCCAGACTGTCCGCAGCCGGCTGGAGGAGGCAGGCATCAAAGTGCAGGATGTCCGGCTGAATGGCTCTGCAGCTGGCCACGTTTTGGTCAAAGACAACGGCCTGGGTTGCAAAGACCTGGACCTGATCTTTCACGTGGCTCTTCCAACAGAAGCAGAATTTCAGCTGGTCAGAGATGTGGTTCTGTGTTCTCTTCTGAACTTCCTGCCAGACGGCGTGAACAAGCTCAAAATCAGTCCAGTCACTCTGAAGGAGGCGTACGTGCAGAAGCTGGTGAAGGTCTGCACGGACACTGACCGCTGGAGCCTGATTTCCCTCTCCAACAAGAACGGGAGGAACGTGGAGCTGAAATTTGTCGACTCCATCCGGCGTCAGTTTGAGTTTAGTGTGGACTCTTTCCAAATCATCCTggattctttgctttttttctatgaCTGCTCCAGTAACCCCATCTCTGAGCACTTCCACCCCACAGTGATCGGGGAGAGCATGTACGGGGACTTTGAGGAAGCCTTTGATCACCTGCAGAACAGACTGATCGCCACCAAGAACCCCGAAGAAATCAGAGGCGGGGGACTTCTCAAGTACAGCAACCTTCTCGTGCGGGACTTCAGGCCCATGGACCAGGAAGAAATCAAAACTCTAGAGCGATACATGTGCTCCAGGTTTTTCATCGACTTCCCGGACATCCTTGAACAGCAAAGGAAGTTGGAGACCTACCTGCAAAACCACTTTGCTGAAGAAGAGAGAAGCAAATACGACTACCTCATGATCCTTCGCCGGGTAGTGAACGAGAGCACCGTGTGCCTCATGGGACACGAACGCAGGCAGACCCTGAACCTCATCTCCCTCCTGGCCTTGCGCGTGCTAGCAGAACAAAACATCATCCCCAATGCCACCAACGTCACCTGTTACTACCAGCCAGCTCCTTATGTCAGTGATGGCAACTTCAACAACTACTACGTTGCCCATCCTCCAGTTACCTACAGCCAGCCTTACCCTACCTGGCTGCCCTGTAACTAA